The genomic stretch GGCGAAACTGCACGGCGCTGATTTCCGTGGCGTCAATCTGACGAAAGGCAAACTCACTAACACCACCCTGAAACATGCGCAGCTGCATGAGGCGACGCTGAAGAAATCGAACCTGAAAAGAGCAAACCTGAAACACGCCCAGTTGCCTGGTGCGAACCTGAAGAACGCTCAACTCGGACCCGCCACCAACACCACGTCCAAAGGCCGGCAACTACGAGCCACCCCCGGATGCGCCCCCAACTGTCAAGGCGCGGACCTGTCCGACGCGGACCTGCAATACGCGGACCTGACCGGCGCGGACCTGCAATACGCGGACCTGACCGGCGCGGACCTGTACGGCGCGAACCTGCGCGGCGCGAATCTGACCGGCGCGAACCTGATCGACGCGGACCTCACCGGCGCAAACCTGAGGAACGCGGACTTGGAAGGCGCGTGCCTGGACTACGCGAATCTAACCGGCGCGAACCTGACCAACGCGGACCTCGCCGACGCGACCCTGAGAAACGCGAATCTAACCGGCGCGGACCTGACCAGTGCGAACCTGACCAGCGCGTACCTGTCCGGCGCGAACCTGACCAGCGCGAACCTGTACGGCGCGTACCTGTACGAAGCGAAACTGTACGAAGCGAAACTGAACGGCGCGAACCTGACCAACGCGAACCTGACCAAAGCGAACCTGAACGTCGCGGACCTGACCGGCGCGATCTACTGCAATACGACCATGCCGGACGGCAGCATCCGGAACACCAACTGCTGACCGACCAGATAGTTGTCGGGGGGTGTCTGTATAAAGAGGCCATCTCAACCACACCCGAGCTGCTGTTCGGGGAAGGCGCAGCACCTCGGTTGTGGCGGTTTAGGGATGTTTTTGGGGGTACTGGGCTATGCGGCGGTTGCTAGTAGGCCCGCAGACGGCGATGGTGGGTGCTGCCGAGCGTCAGATTCCCTAGATGGCTACCGTTTCCATCATGGAAACTAGGCTCCACCTCCGCGCAGTTTTCGCGCCAGCCGTGGCCGACGACCAGGTGCACTACACCCGACTCGGCTAGCCGCAGCGGCCGGCTGGTGCTCAGCGACTCGGCTGACCCACTGCCGGGTGCGAGGACCGGATCGTGTCAGGATCGGGGCGTGGCAGCAAAGCGATCCGGTGGGGCCGCAACCCAACAGTGGCACCCCGGTCAACGAGTAGTCGTGGTGACCGGTCCGGAACAGGTACTGGTCGATCGCAGTGCTGCGCGCTTCATGGAGCAGATCCGCAACGAGCACCCGGATAGAGAGATCAAACGGCTGCACTGTGGCCGCAAAGCCGACAGTGGCATCCCGATCGCTGAAGATATCGCGCAGTCTGCCTCACCTAGCTTGTTTGGTGAGCCGCCCATCCTGCAGGTGGAAGCAGTAGACCAAGCCGACGAGGCGATCGCCGAGGCCCTGAAAGCGGCGATCGACGACCCGGAAGCGCCACCGCTGCTCATCACCCACCTGGGCGGTCAGCGAGGTCGTGGCGTGATCAACGCTGCCGAAAAGGCCGGCGGGCTGGTCGTGAAATGCGACAAACCATCCGAGCGTGACGTCCGGGACCTACTGCGCACTGAAGCGAAAGCCGCCGGTGGCCAGATCAGCGACCGGGCGGAACAGTGGCTGATCGACGCGCTAGGCACCGACTCGCTCTCCCTGCTGATCGGATCAGTCCAGCAGGCAGTTGCTGATAGCCGCGACGGTCGCGTCGACATCGATCAGGTGCAGCACATGCTGCCGGTGCAGACTCGTTCGTCGGCTTTCCAACTCGCCGACTTGGTATGGGCAGGCGACGGGGCGCAGACGGTGCGGCTGCTGCGGCTGATGGAGCAACGAGACCGGGGACTGCCGGTCGCCGTAGTGGCAGCCCTCGCCCACGGGCTACGCATGATGGCTCTGGCTGGGATGCGGGGAGCGCGGCCTGATCCGGCAATCAGGCCGTGGATGGCGAAACGCGCCCGCAGCAACGCGCAATCGTGGCAAGCGACTGGCGCCCGAGTGGCTCGACTTGCCGTGCGGCTGCCGGGAATCGACGCCGACATGAAAGGCAGCATCGCCGGCGGGACCGCACTCGACGATGAACAGAAGATGGCGGTGTTAGAGCAAGAGTTAACCCGGCTCGCCAATCTCGAGAATCCGCCCAATCACTAGCGATCACGCCGTCGCATCAGGACGACGAAGACCTGCGGACAAGCTGTGTCAACGAGGGGATGACGGACGGGTGCAGCAGCACCCGGCGCTCAGCTGAGTTTCGCGGCCTCAGTAAAGATGGCCGACTTACGGTTCGCGGCCTGACGCTTGTGGAGCACACCACGGCTGGCGGCACGGTCCAACTCCCGACCAGCGATACGAGCCAGCTCTTGGGCACGCTCGTTCTCGCCGGCGGCGACGGCCTCGTGGAACCGCCGGATGGAGGTCTTGATGTTTGAGCGCACCGACTTGTTGCGCAGCCGCGCTTTCTCGTTGGTGCGGTTGCGCTTGATCTGTGATTGGAGATTCGCCATGCTTCGCCGATCCTGCTTGTTGTCAGTGGTTAGTTATCAATGTCTTGGAACCGCGGAACTAGGTTCCACGGCAACGGGCTCTAGGATAGCGGTGTAGCACCCCATTCCACCAAATCCTGGTGCTCGCGACGGAGCAGAACGCTGTGACAACTACCCAGCCTGGAGCCACCCCACCCGAGGTGATCCGCAATTTCTGCATCATCGCGCACATTGATCACGGCAAATCCACGCTCGCTGACCGCATGCTGCAAGCCACTGACCTCGTGGCAGACCGCGATATGCGCGCTCAGTACCTCGATCGGATGGATATTGAGCGCGAGCGGGGGATCACGATCAAGAGCCAGGCGGTGCGGTTGCCGTACCGGGCCAGTGACGGCGTCCGATATGTGCTCAATTTGATTGATACGCCCGGGCATGTGGATTTCAGCTACGAGGTTTCGCGCAGTTTGGCCGCCTGCGAGGGGGCGGTGCTGCTGGTGGATGCGGCACAGGGGATTGAGGCGCAGACGCTGGCGAATCTCTA from Actinomycetes bacterium encodes the following:
- a CDS encoding pentapeptide repeat-containing protein gives rise to the protein AKLHGADFRGVNLTKGKLTNTTLKHAQLHEATLKKSNLKRANLKHAQLPGANLKNAQLGPATNTTSKGRQLRATPGCAPNCQGADLSDADLQYADLTGADLQYADLTGADLYGANLRGANLTGANLIDADLTGANLRNADLEGACLDYANLTGANLTNADLADATLRNANLTGADLTSANLTSAYLSGANLTSANLYGAYLYEAKLYEAKLNGANLTNANLTKANLNVADLTGAIYCNTTMPDGSIRNTNC
- the rpsT gene encoding 30S ribosomal protein S20, coding for MANLQSQIKRNRTNEKARLRNKSVRSNIKTSIRRFHEAVAAGENERAQELARIAGRELDRAASRGVLHKRQAANRKSAIFTEAAKLS